A region from the Gallaecimonas xiamenensis 3-C-1 genome encodes:
- a CDS encoding 3-hydroxydecanoyl-ACP dehydratase — MNPKPTFGPPDQYIAHRPPMALLQEVLEVGDDFARCRLVVDPQSPFATPEGVPSWVGIEYMAQTIAVYAGYLAEQAGEPVKPGFLLGTRRLEADFDFFYLGDWVEIEARRALMQEDGLSVFTCLIQTPKGQQKAQLTVYQPQDASAFLAGAQA; from the coding sequence ATGAACCCTAAACCGACCTTTGGTCCCCCGGACCAGTACATCGCCCACAGGCCGCCCATGGCCCTGCTGCAAGAGGTGCTGGAGGTGGGGGACGATTTTGCCCGCTGCCGGCTGGTGGTGGACCCCCAAAGCCCCTTTGCCACCCCAGAAGGAGTGCCCAGTTGGGTAGGTATCGAGTACATGGCCCAGACCATCGCCGTGTACGCCGGCTACCTGGCCGAGCAGGCCGGTGAGCCGGTCAAGCCCGGCTTTTTGCTGGGTACCCGCCGCCTGGAGGCGGATTTCGACTTTTTCTACCTGGGGGATTGGGTGGAGATTGAAGCGCGCCGCGCCCTGATGCAGGAAGACGGCCTGAGCGTATTCACCTGCCTTATCCAGACCCCCAAGGGCCAGCAAAAGGCCCAATTGACCGTTTATCAACCCCAGGACGCCAGCGCCTTCCTGGCAGGAGCACAAGCATGA
- a CDS encoding DUF3261 domain-containing protein, giving the protein MKKIIFICITLLLAGCQSTRQLGPTVPLGSQLSWQLPPFDWVQAPSTRTQQVVAWHGDKRWQLLGEMQLAKDKLSLTAVSGFGSFLFQASFDGQGFTLTKSPLLPAEATPEQLLADLLLALLPVERLRQSLVGSGATVTEQQGLRVVHFHKDMVRIQYLPKGFRFEQLALGYGFEVTYD; this is encoded by the coding sequence ATGAAAAAAATCATTTTTATCTGTATAACCCTGCTGCTGGCCGGCTGCCAGAGCACCCGCCAGCTGGGCCCTACAGTGCCTTTGGGCAGCCAGCTCAGCTGGCAGTTGCCGCCTTTTGACTGGGTACAGGCCCCCAGTACCCGTACCCAACAGGTGGTGGCCTGGCACGGCGACAAGCGCTGGCAATTGCTGGGGGAGATGCAACTTGCCAAGGACAAGCTCAGCCTGACTGCGGTCAGCGGCTTTGGCAGCTTTTTGTTCCAGGCCAGCTTTGACGGCCAGGGATTTACCCTGACCAAGTCGCCGCTGCTGCCGGCCGAGGCCACCCCGGAGCAGCTGCTGGCCGACCTGTTGCTGGCGCTGCTACCGGTAGAGCGGCTGCGCCAAAGCCTTGTGGGCAGCGGCGCCACTGTGACCGAGCAGCAGGGACTTCGCGTCGTGCATTTTCACAAGGACATGGTCCGTATCCAGTACCTGCCCAAGGGCTTTCGGTTCGAGCAGCTGGCCCTGGGATACGGATTTGAGGTGACTTATGACTGA
- a CDS encoding beta-ketoacyl-ACP synthase, protein MRRVVVTGMAGISSLGADWPSIKAAMQAGQNGIVRMDAWDQYEGLNTKLAGPVDFERPKHYSRKQIRSHGRVSMMATRATELALERAGLLGHDCLTDGRTGIAYGSSIGSTPPIMAFSAMLERNDCSKITATSYIQMMGHTTCVNVSLFFGLKGRVIPTSSACTSGSQAIGYAFEAIKYGHQEVMVAGGAEELCPTEAAVFDTLYATSTRNDSPELTPRPFDAGRDGLVIGEGASTLVLESYEHAKARGATILAELVGFGTNCDGSHVTSPTSETMEVAMRLALKDAGLAPEAVQYVSAHGTATEQGDIAESQATHRVFGKGIAISSLKSYFGHTLGACGALEAWLGIEMMHDGWFAPTLNLTERDPRCGDLDYLTGSGRQMAVDCWMSNNFAFGGINTSLIFKRVQE, encoded by the coding sequence ATGCGCCGTGTCGTGGTAACCGGCATGGCCGGTATCAGTTCCCTGGGGGCCGACTGGCCCAGCATCAAGGCTGCCATGCAGGCCGGCCAGAACGGCATCGTCCGCATGGACGCCTGGGACCAATATGAGGGCCTGAACACCAAATTGGCCGGCCCCGTGGACTTTGAGCGGCCCAAGCACTATTCGCGCAAACAGATTAGGTCCCACGGCCGGGTGTCGATGATGGCCACCCGCGCCACCGAGCTTGCCCTGGAGCGGGCCGGGCTTTTGGGCCACGACTGCCTGACCGACGGCCGTACCGGTATCGCCTATGGCTCCTCCATCGGCTCCACCCCGCCCATCATGGCCTTTTCGGCCATGCTCGAGCGCAATGATTGCTCCAAGATCACCGCCACCAGCTACATCCAGATGATGGGGCACACCACCTGTGTCAATGTCAGCCTGTTCTTCGGCCTCAAGGGCCGGGTGATCCCCACCTCCAGCGCCTGCACCTCCGGGTCCCAGGCCATCGGCTACGCCTTTGAAGCCATCAAATACGGCCATCAGGAGGTAATGGTGGCCGGCGGCGCCGAGGAGCTGTGCCCCACCGAGGCGGCGGTGTTCGACACCCTCTATGCCACCTCGACCCGCAACGATAGCCCCGAACTTACCCCCCGCCCCTTCGATGCCGGCCGCGACGGCCTGGTGATAGGGGAGGGCGCCTCCACCCTGGTGCTGGAATCCTATGAGCATGCCAAGGCCCGTGGCGCCACTATCTTGGCCGAACTGGTGGGTTTTGGTACCAACTGCGACGGCAGCCATGTGACCTCACCCACCTCTGAGACCATGGAAGTGGCCATGCGTCTGGCCCTTAAAGACGCCGGCCTGGCGCCGGAAGCCGTGCAATATGTCAGCGCCCACGGCACTGCCACCGAGCAGGGGGACATCGCCGAGAGCCAGGCCACCCACCGGGTGTTTGGCAAGGGCATTGCCATCAGCTCACTGAAAAGCTACTTCGGCCACACCCTGGGGGCCTGCGGCGCCCTGGAAGCCTGGCTGGGCATCGAGATGATGCACGACGGCTGGTTTGCGCCAACCCTCAACCTCACCGAGCGCGACCCGCGCTGTGGCGACCTTGATTACCTCACCGGCAGCGGCCGCCAGATGGCGGTGGACTGCTGGATGAGCAACAACTTTGCCTTTGGCGGTATCAATACCTCGCTGATTTTCAAACGCGTCCAGGAATAA
- a CDS encoding META domain-containing protein, which translates to MDKRFWLWATMAMLAGCQRPDDPSFYDTQWYLAPETVQGPLRTAASGTKGVTLRLTSDGKLSGSSGCNRYFGSYQLVNGTAFQVGAIGSTKMACLGELMQGEGLFLDRLSKANWLEQEGDTLKLYSDGFETPLRFRQQR; encoded by the coding sequence ATGGACAAGCGATTTTGGCTGTGGGCGACCATGGCGATGCTGGCGGGGTGCCAACGCCCCGATGACCCCAGTTTCTATGACACCCAGTGGTATCTGGCACCAGAGACGGTGCAGGGGCCCTTGCGTACTGCGGCCAGCGGCACCAAGGGGGTGACCCTGAGGTTGACCTCGGACGGCAAGCTGTCAGGTAGCAGCGGCTGTAACCGCTATTTCGGTTCTTACCAGCTGGTCAACGGTACCGCCTTCCAGGTGGGGGCCATCGGCAGCACCAAGATGGCTTGCCTGGGTGAGCTGATGCAGGGGGAAGGGCTGTTCCTGGACCGGCTGAGCAAGGCCAACTGGCTGGAACAGGAAGGTGACACCCTCAAGCTCTACTCCGACGGATTCGAGACACCGCTGCGTTTTCGCCAGCAGCGTTAG
- a CDS encoding NAD(P)/FAD-dependent oxidoreductase, which produces MKTEVRRDRVQVAVIGAGPAGVLAATLLHRQGISVRVLEKNHFPRFSIGESLLPQSMVYLEEAGLIGGLQDKAQELGFQFKNGAGFRHQGRYVDFDFTDKVSPGPGTTFQVKRAAFDKLLADQAQEQGVDIRFGHGIDTVTTDEQQALLTGTDNEGNAYQVAADFVLDASGFARVLPRLFDLESPSGLAPRQSFFTHVRDHIAPADFDRNKILISVHPQHHDVWYWLIPFSDGTCSLGVVGEVAYFEERGLDNETMLRTLVAEEPGLKALLSQAQYLNPVNSLKGYSAKVKQLWGKRYALLGNAGEFLDPVFSSGVTIAFTSASLAAKALVRQFKGDVVDWQADYAQPLQQGVDVFRTYVEGWYDGIFQDVIFYPNPQAQIKRMVCSILAGYAWDRSNPYVAESKRRLAALAEVCRLN; this is translated from the coding sequence ATGAAAACGGAAGTACGTCGCGACCGAGTACAGGTAGCGGTGATCGGTGCCGGCCCGGCCGGCGTTTTGGCAGCCACCTTGCTGCATCGCCAGGGGATCAGTGTCAGGGTCCTGGAAAAGAACCACTTTCCACGGTTTTCCATCGGCGAGAGCCTGCTGCCCCAATCCATGGTCTATCTGGAAGAGGCGGGCCTCATCGGGGGGCTACAGGACAAGGCTCAGGAACTGGGCTTTCAGTTTAAAAACGGCGCCGGCTTTCGCCACCAGGGCCGCTACGTCGATTTTGACTTCACCGACAAGGTCAGCCCGGGCCCGGGTACCACCTTTCAGGTAAAAAGGGCGGCCTTTGACAAACTACTGGCCGACCAGGCCCAGGAGCAGGGGGTGGATATCCGTTTCGGCCACGGCATCGACACCGTGACGACGGACGAGCAGCAGGCGCTGCTGACCGGCACCGACAACGAGGGCAATGCCTACCAGGTTGCCGCCGACTTTGTGCTGGACGCCTCCGGTTTTGCCCGGGTACTGCCAAGGCTGTTTGACCTGGAAAGTCCCTCCGGCCTGGCGCCGCGCCAATCCTTTTTCACCCATGTGCGCGACCACATAGCCCCGGCGGATTTTGATCGCAACAAGATCCTCATCAGCGTCCACCCCCAGCACCATGATGTCTGGTACTGGCTTATTCCCTTCAGTGACGGCACCTGTTCTTTGGGAGTGGTGGGGGAAGTGGCTTACTTCGAAGAGCGTGGCCTGGATAACGAAACCATGCTGCGCACCCTGGTGGCTGAAGAACCGGGGCTCAAGGCCCTGCTGAGCCAGGCCCAGTACCTCAATCCGGTCAACAGCCTCAAGGGCTACTCGGCCAAGGTCAAGCAGCTGTGGGGCAAGCGCTATGCCCTGCTGGGCAATGCCGGTGAGTTTTTGGACCCGGTGTTCTCTTCTGGGGTCACCATTGCCTTTACCTCGGCTAGCCTCGCCGCCAAGGCTTTGGTGCGCCAGTTCAAGGGTGATGTGGTGGACTGGCAGGCCGATTACGCCCAGCCCCTGCAGCAGGGAGTGGATGTGTTTCGCACCTATGTGGAAGGCTGGTACGACGGCATATTCCAGGACGTGATCTTCTACCCCAATCCCCAGGCCCAGATTAAGCGCATGGTCTGTTCCATCCTGGCGGGGTACGCTTGGGACAGGTCCAACCCTTATGTGGCCGAGTCCAAGCGCCGCTTGGCGGCCCTGGCCGAGGTCTGCCGCCTGAACTGA
- the fabG gene encoding 3-oxoacyl-ACP reductase FabG, whose product MKRILVTGASRGIGAAIAKTLAAEGIAVVIHYRNRQDAALAVQAEIEAAGGQASLLAFDVSDRAAAKAALEADMAANGPYYGVVVNAGITRDGAFPALTDDDWDSVIHTNLDGFYNVLKPVVMPMVQGRKGGRIVTLASVSGLIGNRGQVNYSASKAGIIGATKALALELAKRKITVNCVAPGLIESDMTAELEHGEHIVDLIPLRRAGQAQEVADAVAFLCSDKAGYITRQVLAVNGGLC is encoded by the coding sequence ATGAAACGCATTCTGGTAACCGGTGCCAGCCGAGGGATCGGCGCAGCCATCGCCAAAACCCTGGCCGCCGAGGGCATAGCCGTGGTGATCCATTATCGGAACCGCCAAGACGCCGCCCTGGCGGTGCAGGCCGAGATTGAAGCGGCCGGTGGCCAGGCCAGCCTGTTGGCCTTTGATGTCAGCGACAGGGCCGCCGCCAAGGCCGCCCTCGAGGCCGACATGGCCGCCAACGGCCCCTACTACGGGGTGGTGGTCAATGCCGGCATTACCCGTGACGGCGCCTTCCCGGCCCTGACCGACGACGACTGGGACAGTGTCATCCACACCAACCTCGACGGCTTCTACAACGTGCTCAAGCCGGTGGTGATGCCCATGGTGCAAGGCCGCAAAGGGGGCCGTATCGTCACCCTGGCGTCGGTGTCGGGCCTTATCGGCAACCGTGGCCAGGTCAACTACTCGGCCTCCAAGGCCGGTATTATCGGCGCCACCAAGGCCTTGGCCCTGGAGCTGGCCAAGCGCAAGATCACCGTCAACTGCGTGGCCCCCGGCCTGATTGAGTCCGACATGACCGCCGAGCTGGAACATGGCGAGCATATTGTTGACCTTATCCCCCTGCGCCGCGCCGGCCAGGCCCAAGAAGTGGCGGACGCCGTGGCCTTCCTCTGTTCCGACAAGGCCGGTTACATCACCCGCCAGGTGCTCGCCGTCAACGGGGGGCTGTGCTGA
- a CDS encoding MMPL family transporter has protein sequence MRFWALLLTLVALLGLRLGLGVSPSAQLADLLPPGLGAQSQAEKDSFPVLQDRFDRQLWLLVEAKDPDALVSRGQALAASAKEAPFVAAVQGGPSDGYQALGRYRGQLLADADRQLPDQTLLNRALALWLGPVPSSLKADPLLTFSHWLEAQQPHASSLALHQGWPLWHKDGHYALVLTLTLKDSAYDSRQQGAVQQWLQSLGPDVEATGTVLYAAKGAQQAQTEVSRFGTLALVAVLVLIFWGFGGWRAIRFMGGLLLLSLLGALAGLWWCFPKAHWLALVMGASVIGICADYGFHALAAGKDQPGIRRPLLWGLVSSLLAYGVMSLSPFPGLAQLGVTAVAGLLTAYLYVRFLAKVPDSPSRHWPERLLVVLDKVRRPGAVVLALGLLVFITLGVTRLSFEDNVRQWQPKDPALLAVEGRLAYWLGARPSGQYLLVPAKDVQGVLAAEEALKPRLQALVASGNLQQWLAVSQAVPSQARQQADWQRLTALRQRLDALLGGALGPAPAFDSGLQPGALHDDGRLALLLDGPAPASVILPQGLTEQGAAQLGDLLLVSPADKASAVFSHYRDQILTLLAVALAVLAMVLVLCLRGRGLAVLATSLAALGAGLAIPAYLGQPFNLIHALALVLVLGLSLDYGFFFATGPSKAPHTLLAVLLSMVSSLFAFGLLTASSTPVLVGFGAVVAAGLLSAFLASLFWARP, from the coding sequence GTGAGGTTTTGGGCGCTGCTGCTGACCCTGGTGGCCCTGCTTGGCCTGCGTCTTGGGCTAGGGGTGTCTCCTTCGGCCCAGTTGGCCGATCTGCTGCCCCCCGGCCTTGGCGCCCAAAGCCAGGCGGAGAAGGACAGCTTCCCGGTGCTGCAAGACCGCTTTGACCGCCAGCTCTGGCTGCTGGTGGAGGCCAAGGACCCGGATGCCCTGGTCAGCCGAGGCCAGGCCCTGGCGGCCTCTGCCAAAGAGGCGCCTTTTGTGGCGGCGGTGCAAGGGGGCCCCAGCGATGGCTACCAGGCTCTGGGCCGCTACCGGGGCCAACTGCTGGCCGATGCCGACCGGCAACTGCCTGACCAAACCCTGTTGAACCGCGCCCTGGCCCTGTGGCTGGGGCCGGTGCCGTCAAGCCTCAAAGCCGACCCCTTGCTGACCTTCAGCCACTGGCTTGAGGCCCAGCAGCCCCATGCCAGCAGCCTGGCCCTGCACCAGGGCTGGCCCCTTTGGCATAAGGACGGCCACTATGCCCTGGTGTTGACCCTGACCCTCAAAGATTCGGCCTACGACAGCCGCCAGCAGGGGGCTGTCCAGCAGTGGCTGCAAAGCCTGGGGCCGGATGTGGAGGCCACCGGCACCGTGCTGTACGCCGCCAAGGGAGCCCAGCAGGCCCAGACGGAAGTCAGCCGTTTCGGCACTTTGGCCCTGGTGGCAGTGCTGGTGCTTATCTTCTGGGGTTTTGGGGGCTGGCGGGCCATCCGCTTTATGGGCGGCTTGCTGCTGCTGTCGCTGCTGGGCGCCCTGGCCGGCCTGTGGTGGTGTTTTCCCAAGGCCCATTGGCTGGCCCTGGTGATGGGGGCCAGCGTCATCGGCATCTGCGCCGACTATGGCTTTCATGCCCTGGCCGCCGGCAAGGACCAGCCCGGCATTCGCCGGCCTTTGCTGTGGGGCCTGGTGTCGAGCCTGCTGGCCTACGGGGTGATGAGCCTGTCTCCTTTCCCGGGACTTGCCCAGCTTGGGGTAACGGCGGTGGCGGGGCTGCTGACCGCTTATCTCTATGTGCGCTTTCTGGCCAAGGTGCCCGACAGCCCCAGCCGCCACTGGCCAGAGCGTTTGCTGGTGGTGCTGGACAAGGTGCGCCGCCCTGGCGCCGTGGTGCTGGCCCTGGGGCTGCTGGTCTTTATCACCCTGGGGGTGACCCGGCTGTCTTTTGAGGACAATGTGCGCCAGTGGCAACCCAAGGATCCGGCCCTGCTGGCGGTGGAAGGGCGCCTGGCCTATTGGCTGGGTGCTCGGCCGTCCGGGCAATACCTGTTGGTACCGGCCAAGGATGTGCAAGGGGTGCTGGCAGCCGAAGAAGCCTTAAAGCCCCGTTTGCAGGCCCTGGTGGCATCGGGAAATTTGCAGCAATGGCTGGCGGTCAGTCAGGCTGTGCCGTCCCAGGCGCGCCAGCAGGCCGATTGGCAGCGCTTGACGGCGCTTCGCCAGCGCCTTGACGCCCTTTTGGGAGGCGCCCTTGGCCCGGCACCGGCCTTTGACAGTGGTTTGCAACCGGGCGCCTTGCACGATGACGGCCGCCTGGCCCTGCTGCTGGACGGCCCGGCTCCGGCCAGCGTCATATTGCCGCAAGGGTTGACCGAGCAGGGCGCCGCGCAACTTGGCGATCTGCTGCTGGTCAGCCCGGCCGACAAGGCCAGTGCCGTTTTCAGCCATTATCGGGATCAAATTCTGACCCTGCTGGCGGTGGCCCTGGCGGTCCTGGCCATGGTGTTGGTGCTGTGCCTTAGGGGCCGCGGCCTGGCGGTGCTGGCCACCAGCCTGGCTGCCCTGGGGGCAGGCCTTGCCATACCGGCTTACCTGGGCCAGCCCTTCAACCTTATCCATGCCCTGGCCCTGGTGCTGGTATTGGGGCTTAGCCTCGATTACGGCTTTTTCTTTGCAACCGGCCCCAGCAAGGCGCCCCATACCCTGTTGGCGGTGCTGCTGTCCATGGTGTCCAGCCTGTTTGCTTTCGGCTTGCTGACCGCCTCCAGCACCCCGGTGTTGGTGGGCTTTGGCGCCGTGGTCGCGGCCGGCCTGCTAAGCGCCTTCCTGGCCAGCCTTTTTTGGGCAAGACCATGA
- a CDS encoding beta-ketoacyl-[acyl-carrier-protein] synthase family protein, producing MTDLYLSAPGIVCPLGAALAPVAEALFAGHSGLVSQDGLLAGRSTWVGAITAALPAVPSRLERLDCRNNRILMLALDQIAPAIDAAKARHGAARVGVVLGSSTAGIDKGELALKSWQQEGQLPADFHYEVQTLGSVARFAAQYLGLEGPCYSLSTACSSSGKAFASAQRLIAAGLADAVVVGGVDSLCRLTLNGFAALESIAPGPCAPFTEGRQGISIGEGAAVFLLSKAPGAVRLAGVGESSDGYHISAPDPAGGGARRAMDQALAQAGIEAAQIDYVNLHGTGTPKNDEMEGHLMAGYFPHRPWVSTSKAQVGHALGAAGALEAAFCYLALTQDRLPPQLWRGEPDSQLPALRFTAPNQQAPVRYAMSNSYAFGGSNVSVILAHEP from the coding sequence ATGACTGATCTTTACCTGTCGGCCCCCGGTATCGTCTGCCCCCTGGGAGCGGCCCTGGCGCCGGTTGCCGAGGCCCTGTTTGCCGGCCACAGCGGCCTGGTCAGCCAGGACGGCCTGCTGGCCGGCCGCAGCACCTGGGTAGGGGCCATCACCGCCGCCTTGCCTGCGGTGCCAAGCCGCCTTGAGCGCCTCGATTGCCGTAACAACCGCATCCTGATGCTGGCCCTGGATCAGATAGCCCCGGCTATCGACGCCGCCAAGGCCCGCCATGGCGCGGCGCGGGTAGGGGTGGTGCTGGGCTCTTCTACCGCCGGTATCGACAAGGGCGAGCTGGCCCTGAAAAGCTGGCAGCAAGAGGGGCAGTTGCCCGCCGACTTTCATTACGAGGTCCAGACCCTGGGCTCGGTAGCCCGTTTTGCCGCCCAATACCTGGGGCTGGAAGGCCCCTGTTACAGCCTGTCCACCGCCTGTTCGTCTTCCGGCAAGGCCTTTGCCAGTGCCCAGCGCCTGATCGCCGCCGGCCTGGCCGACGCCGTGGTGGTGGGGGGCGTAGACAGCCTGTGCCGCCTGACCCTCAACGGCTTTGCCGCCCTGGAGTCCATCGCTCCCGGCCCCTGCGCCCCCTTTACCGAGGGCCGCCAGGGCATCAGCATCGGGGAAGGGGCGGCGGTGTTCCTGCTGTCCAAAGCACCTGGGGCGGTGCGTCTGGCCGGGGTCGGGGAGTCCTCCGACGGTTACCATATTTCGGCGCCGGACCCGGCCGGCGGCGGCGCTCGCCGGGCCATGGACCAGGCCCTGGCCCAGGCCGGCATCGAGGCGGCCCAAATCGACTATGTGAACCTGCACGGCACCGGTACCCCCAAGAACGACGAGATGGAAGGGCACCTGATGGCGGGTTATTTCCCGCACCGGCCCTGGGTGTCCACCAGCAAGGCCCAGGTGGGCCACGCCCTGGGGGCGGCCGGCGCCCTGGAAGCGGCCTTTTGCTACCTGGCCCTGACCCAGGACAGGTTGCCGCCCCAGCTGTGGCGCGGCGAACCCGACTCGCAGCTGCCGGCCCTGCGTTTTACTGCGCCCAACCAGCAGGCGCCTGTTCGCTATGCCATGTCCAATTCCTATGCCTTCGGTGGCAGCAATGTCAGTGTGATCCTTGCCCATGAACCCTAA